In Streptomyces paludis, the genomic stretch CTGCGCACCGTTCCCGTCGAGTCGGCCCAGGTGATGGTGCCGCCCGAGGGCGAGCCGGAGCCGCCGGCCATCGCCGAGTACCGCTCCCGGCTGGCCCCCGTCCCGGTCGGCACACTGGACCGCTTCGCGTTCTACGAGGCCGCCCGCACCCCCGACCTGGCGCTGGCGATCGTCACGGCCGACATCCGCACGTACGCCAATCTGCTTCTCACGATCGGTGTCCGCGACACCGGGACCCCGGCATGACCGCCGGATTCCCGGCGTGACGCCCGGATTTCCGGCGTTACTGGAAGAACCTCGGCAGCCACCCGGCCCTGTACTCCGGATGGCCCGCGTGCTCCGCCGCCAACTGCCGTACGACAAAGCCGAGTCCGACCGCGCGGCCCGCCCGGAAGGTCTGTTCCGGGCGGTCCACGTCCAGCTCCGCCACCTCCTCGTACTCGTCGAGCAGCACAAGGCTGGTCTCGACGCGGCGGACGGTACGGGCCGGGTCCTGGAACGCGGTGTGCCGGTCGTAGCCGAAGCCCTTCAGGGTGAACGCGACCGCGCCGTTGGCGTCGTGCACCTCGCCCGGCAGATCGGGCGGGCAGCGCCAGGAGTCACCGCCGGCGGCCCGGGCGAGCGCCTCCTCCTCGGCGAGCCGCGCGCGTACGAATGCCACCAGAGGGGCGTTGGGGTTCTTCATCAGGGTCCGGTCCTTCGTGCAAGTCACCCGGAGGGCCCCGAGGCCCCCATCGGGTTCCGTCCGTCCGGCCCAGGATGGCGTACGGCGGCGCCCCGCGTCTCCCCGGCCCCGCCCTGACCGGCCCTTACCGGACACGGCGGGGCCGGAGGGAGCGGGCCGCGATCAGGACGGACCGGTGTCCGTAAAAGCTGTCAGGCCGTCAGCCGCGCGGGCAGCCAGGCCAGTTGGGCGGCCTGCTGGTACGCCCCGCCGCCCTCGTGGTCGTTGAAGTCGTACACCTCGATCGCCTTGTCCTCGTGCGCGTAGGCGTTGAAGGCCGCGAAGACCGTCGACGGCGGGCACGTCTGGTCCTCCAGCGCCACCGAGAACAGCGCCGGGGCCAGCGCGCGCGCCGCGAAGTGCACACCGTCGAAGTAGCCGAGGGTGCGCGTGACCGTCTCCGTCCGGCCGCGGAACGTCTTGAGGTAGTTGCCGATCTCCCGGTACGGATGGCGGTCGGTGATCGTCGTCGCGCGCGGGAAGTCGCAGAGGAACGGCACATCCGGCGCCGCCGCCACCAGGTCCGGCACGAGCCCGGCCACCGCCAGCGTGATCCCGCCGCCCTGGCTCGCCCCGAGGACCGCCGTGCGCGACGCGTCGACCAGCGGGTGGGCGCGGGCCGCCTCCACGGCGCGGACCGCGTCGGTGAACAGCCGCCGGTAGTAGTACGTCTCCGGGTCCTCGACGCCCCGGGTCATGAAGCCCGGGAACGAGGAGGCGCTGCCCACCGGGTCGGGGGTGTCCCCGCCGTTCCACCCGGCGCCCTGCCCCCGGGTGTCCATCACGAAGTGCGCGAACCCGGCGGACGCCCAGAGCAGATGGCTGTGCGGCAGCCCGCGGCCGCCCCCGTAACCGATGTACTCCACCACCACCGGCAGCGGCTCCCGGGCGCCGGCCGGCAGCACCAGCCAGCCCTTGACGGGGTGACCGCCGAAGCCGGCGAAGGTCACGTCGAGGACCTCCAGCGTCGACAGCGCCGTCGCCACGGGCTCGAAGCGGGCGGCGAGATCGTGGCCGCGCGCCTCGGTGAGGGTCTTGGCCCAGAACTGGTCGAAGTCCGCGGGCTCGACGGACAGGCTGCGGTAGCCGCGGAGTTCGTCGAGGGGCAGATCGGACAGGGACATGAAGGAACCACCTCGGTGGAAGTCGGCCGCTCACACGGCGGAACGCGCGAATGATCACACCGTACGTGCGGAGGGACGCCCGCAGAAGAGGCCGTCGGGCAGCGGCCCGCCCGCCCATGTGCTGAACTGTCCGGCGTGCGCGTCCCCGACCCGGGGCGATCGAGCAACAGGAGCCCTCTTGACCACCAGTTACCGCCACCCCGGCGTCGTCCTCACCGATCACCGCTTCACGGTCCCGCTGGACCACGCCGATCCGGCGGGGGAGCGGATCGAGCTGTACGCGCGCGAGGCCGTCGCGAGCGCCCGCGCCGGCGAGAACCTGCCCTGGCTCCTGTATCTGGAGGGCGGCCCCGGCTTCGGCGCGCGCCGGTTCATCGGCCGGCAGGCGTGGCTCGGCCGCGCCCTCCAGGAGTTCCGGGTGCTCCTCCTCGACCAGCGCGGCACCGGCCTGTCCACCCCGGCCAACCGGCAGACCCTTCCGACGCGCGGCGGCCCGGAGCGGCAGGCCGCGTACCTCACCCACTTCCGCGCCGACTCCATCGTGCGCGACTGCGAGACGATCAGACCGCAGCTGACCGGCGGCGCCCCCTGGACCGTGCTCGGCCAGAGCTTCGGCGGCTTCTGCGCCACCCACTACCTCTGCGCCGCCCCCGAGGGACTCGACACCGTACTGATCACCGGCGGGCTGCCCTCCCTGGACGCCACGGCGGACGAGGTCTACCGCGCCGCCTACCCGCGCGTCGCCCGCAAGGTCGAGGCGCACTACGCCCGCTATCCGCAGGACATCGCGCGGGCCCGCCGGATCGCGGAGCACCTGGCCGAGCACCGCCCCGTACTGCCCACCGGATACACCCTGACCCCCGAGGCGTTCCAGTCGCTGGGCATCCTGCTCGGCGGCTCGGACGGCAGCCACCGGCTCAACCACCTGCTGGAGAACGCCTTTGTGCGCACCCCGGCGGGCCCGGCCCTCTCCGACGCCTTCCAGGAGGACGTGACGGCCGCCCTGTCGTTCGCCGGACACCCGCTGTACGCCCTGCACCACGAGCCGATCTACGCCCAGGACGGCCGGCCCACCGAGTGGGCCGCCGAGCGGGTACGCGGCGAGTTCGCCCGGTTCGACGCGGCCACGACCCTCGCCGGGGAGACACCGCTGTACTTCAGCGGCGAGTCCATACACCCCTGGCACTTCGACTGCGACCCGGCGCTGCGCCCGCTGCGCGAGACGGCCGAGCTGCTCGCCGCCCACCGCGACTGGCCCGCGCTGTACGACCCGGTCCGGCTCGCCGCCAACGAGGTACCGGTCGCCGCGGCCGTCTACCACGACGACATGTACGTCGACCGGGACCATTCGCTGCGCACCGCGCGGACGATCCGGGGGCTGCGCACCTGGGTGACGGACGAGTTCGAGCACGACGGGGTGCGGGCCGGCGGGCCGCGCGTCCTGGACCGGCTGCTGATGCTCGCGCGCGGCGAGAACTGAGCAGGATCGTTTCCTCCCCCTTCCCTTTTTCTCTTTCTCTTTCTCGCCTCCCTTCCCCTGCCGCCTCGCCCGCGCTCCTCACCGCGCGGATTCCGGGCGGCGGGGGGACAATGAACGCCGGGGGATCGTGGCCCGGCCGCGCGCGAGGAAGCGGGTGGCGCACGGGCCGTTTCTGCGCGTTTCTGCGTGTTTCCGAGCGGAGGTGGTGGGACATGCTGCTGCCGAACAGGCATTTGGTCACGGATCTGCTGGCCCGGTACCGGGCATGGGAGCGGCTGGTGCTCGCCGACCCGCTCGACGACACCGTCCGGGGCCGCTTCGAGGATGTCGCGTACACGCTGTGCGTGCTGATGGGGCAGCGTACGGCGCGTGAGGCGATCTGGCAGGCCGAGGCGTATCTGCGCAGGATCCGGCCCGTACCGATCTTCCCGGACGTACCGAAGACGGCCGCCGTACCGGCGGTCCGCGACTGACCCGTCATCCGGGCCGCGGCACCGCGGCCGACTCCCGTACCCCGCACCACCGCTGGAGCCCGCGCGAGCCGCGCGGGCTCCAGCCCGGTGTTCGGCGCCGAGCTGTTCCCAGAGAGACAAGCGACCGCTTAGTATGCGCCTACTGCCGATCGCGTGGAGGCCCGAATGCTGGCATGGCGAGTGCACCGGAACGGCGAGCCGGACGAGGTGATGCGACTGACGGAGACGGCGCCCCCGGTGCCCGGCGAGGGGCAGCTCCTGCTGCGGGTCAGGGCCGCGAACATCAACTTCCCGGATGTGCTGCTCTGCCGCGGCCAGTACCAGGTCAGGCCGCCGCTCCCGTTCACCCCGGGCGTCGAGATCTGCGGGGAGACCGAGGACGGCCGGCGGGTCATCGCCACCCCCGCGCTGCCCGACGGCGGACTCGCCGAGTACGCCGTCGCCGACGCGGCGGCGCTGCTGCCCGCCCCCGACGCGCTCGACGACGCCGAGGCCGCCGCCCTGCTCGTCGGCTACCAGACGGGCTGGTTCGCCCTGCACCGGCGGGCCCGCCTCCAGCCGGGCGAGACCCTGCTCGTCCACGCGGCGGCCGGCGGGGTCGGCAGCGCCGCCGTACAGCTCGGCAAGGCCGCGGGCGCCACCGTCATCGGGGTCGCCGGCGGCCCTGACAAGGCCCGTGTCGCCCGCGAACTGGGCTGCGACACGGTGATCGACCGCCGTACGGACGATGTCGTCGCCGCCGTCAAGGAGGCCACCGGCGGCCGGGGCGCGGACGTCGTCTACGACCCGGTGGGCGGCGACGCCTACCAGCAGTCCGCGAAGTGTGTCGCCTTCGAGGGCCGCATCGTGGTCGTGGGCTTCGCGAGCGGCACGATCCCCGCCCCCGCCCTCAACCACGCCATGGTGAAGAACTACGCGGTCCTCGGCCTGCATTGGGGGCTCTACCGCACCAAGGACCCGGCGGCGGTGGCGCGTTGCCACGAGGAGCTGACCGCGCTCGCGGACCGGGGCGACATCAGGCCGCTGATCAGCGAACGGGTGCCGCTGAAGGACGCCGCCGACGCCATGCGGCGCGTCGGTGACGGCACCACCACCGGCCGGGTGGTCGTGCTCCCGGCGCCGGAGGGAGAGCCCCGATGACCGACGCCGCCGAACTGCGCGCCCGTACCGCCGCGTTGCTGGCCGCCCACCCGCCGGCCACCACCGGCCGCACCGACTTCCTCCGGGCCCGCTTCGACGCCGGACTGGCCTGGGTGCACTACCCGGCCGGACTCGGCGGACTCGACGCGCCCCGCTCCCTCCAGGCCGTCGTGGACGACGGCCTGGCGGCGGCGGGAGCCCCCGACAACGACCCGCGCCGGATCGGCATCGGCCTCGGCATGGCCGCGCCCACCATCCTCCGCTACGGCACGGCGGAGCAGAAGGAGCGCTTCCTGCGGCCCCTCTGGGTCGGCGACGAGGTGTGGTGCCAGCTCTTCAGCGAGCCGGGCGCCGGCTCCGACCTCGCGGCCCTCGCCACCCGCGCCGTACGCGAGGACGGCGCGGACGGAGCGGGCTCCGGCGACTGGATCGTCGACGGACAGAAGGTGTGGACATCCAGCGCACACCTCGCCCGCTGGGCCATCCTCATCGCCCGCACCGACCCCGGACTCCCCAAGCACCAGGGCATCACCTACTTCCTCTGCGACATGACCGACCCCGGTGTCGAGGTCCGGCCGCTGCGCCAGATCACCGGCGAGGCCGAGTTCAACGAGGTCTTCCTCACCGGCGTACGGATCCCCGACGCCCACCGCCTTGGCGAGGTCGGCGCGGGCTGGCAGGTCGCCCGCACCACACTGATGAACGAACGCGTCTCCATCGGCGGCGCCTCGCTGCCGCGCGAGGGCGGCATGATCGGCCCGGTCGCCCGCACCTGGCGCGAACGGCCCGAGCTGCGTACCCACGACACCCATCAGCGCCTGCTCACCCTCTGGACCGAGGCCGAGGTCGCCCGGC encodes the following:
- a CDS encoding acetylxylan esterase, whose protein sequence is MSLSDLPLDELRGYRSLSVEPADFDQFWAKTLTEARGHDLAARFEPVATALSTLEVLDVTFAGFGGHPVKGWLVLPAGAREPLPVVVEYIGYGGGRGLPHSHLLWASAGFAHFVMDTRGQGAGWNGGDTPDPVGSASSFPGFMTRGVEDPETYYYRRLFTDAVRAVEAARAHPLVDASRTAVLGASQGGGITLAVAGLVPDLVAAAPDVPFLCDFPRATTITDRHPYREIGNYLKTFRGRTETVTRTLGYFDGVHFAARALAPALFSVALEDQTCPPSTVFAAFNAYAHEDKAIEVYDFNDHEGGGAYQQAAQLAWLPARLTA
- a CDS encoding NADPH:quinone oxidoreductase family protein, whose protein sequence is MLAWRVHRNGEPDEVMRLTETAPPVPGEGQLLLRVRAANINFPDVLLCRGQYQVRPPLPFTPGVEICGETEDGRRVIATPALPDGGLAEYAVADAAALLPAPDALDDAEAAALLVGYQTGWFALHRRARLQPGETLLVHAAAGGVGSAAVQLGKAAGATVIGVAGGPDKARVARELGCDTVIDRRTDDVVAAVKEATGGRGADVVYDPVGGDAYQQSAKCVAFEGRIVVVGFASGTIPAPALNHAMVKNYAVLGLHWGLYRTKDPAAVARCHEELTALADRGDIRPLISERVPLKDAADAMRRVGDGTTTGRVVVLPAPEGEPR
- a CDS encoding alpha/beta fold hydrolase, with amino-acid sequence MTTSYRHPGVVLTDHRFTVPLDHADPAGERIELYAREAVASARAGENLPWLLYLEGGPGFGARRFIGRQAWLGRALQEFRVLLLDQRGTGLSTPANRQTLPTRGGPERQAAYLTHFRADSIVRDCETIRPQLTGGAPWTVLGQSFGGFCATHYLCAAPEGLDTVLITGGLPSLDATADEVYRAAYPRVARKVEAHYARYPQDIARARRIAEHLAEHRPVLPTGYTLTPEAFQSLGILLGGSDGSHRLNHLLENAFVRTPAGPALSDAFQEDVTAALSFAGHPLYALHHEPIYAQDGRPTEWAAERVRGEFARFDAATTLAGETPLYFSGESIHPWHFDCDPALRPLRETAELLAAHRDWPALYDPVRLAANEVPVAAAVYHDDMYVDRDHSLRTARTIRGLRTWVTDEFEHDGVRAGGPRVLDRLLMLARGEN
- a CDS encoding RbsD/FucU domain-containing protein — translated: MLLTHLLHPGILEALAGAGHGARVLLADGHYPASTATGERARTVHLNLAPGLLDVTTVLDVLLRTVPVESAQVMVPPEGEPEPPAIAEYRSRLAPVPVGTLDRFAFYEAARTPDLALAIVTADIRTYANLLLTIGVRDTGTPA
- a CDS encoding acyl-CoA dehydrogenase family protein produces the protein MTDAAELRARTAALLAAHPPATTGRTDFLRARFDAGLAWVHYPAGLGGLDAPRSLQAVVDDGLAAAGAPDNDPRRIGIGLGMAAPTILRYGTAEQKERFLRPLWVGDEVWCQLFSEPGAGSDLAALATRAVREDGADGAGSGDWIVDGQKVWTSSAHLARWAILIARTDPGLPKHQGITYFLCDMTDPGVEVRPLRQITGEAEFNEVFLTGVRIPDAHRLGEVGAGWQVARTTLMNERVSIGGASLPREGGMIGPVARTWRERPELRTHDTHQRLLTLWTEAEVARLTAERVRQQLVAGQPGPEGSGLKLSFARLNQEISALEVELLADEGLLYSDWTMRRPELVDFTGRDAGYRYLRSKGNSIEGGTSEVLLNIVAERVLGLPSEPRDDKDVAWKDLSR
- a CDS encoding DUF5133 domain-containing protein encodes the protein MLLPNRHLVTDLLARYRAWERLVLADPLDDTVRGRFEDVAYTLCVLMGQRTAREAIWQAEAYLRRIRPVPIFPDVPKTAAVPAVRD
- a CDS encoding DUF6221 family protein codes for the protein MKNPNAPLVAFVRARLAEEEALARAAGGDSWRCPPDLPGEVHDANGAVAFTLKGFGYDRHTAFQDPARTVRRVETSLVLLDEYEEVAELDVDRPEQTFRAGRAVGLGFVVRQLAAEHAGHPEYRAGWLPRFFQ